The following coding sequences lie in one Deinococcus sp. YIM 134068 genomic window:
- a CDS encoding thiolase family protein produces MTQAVRVQELQDRDVVIVSAVRTPIGAIRGSLSTVRPDDLAALVVREAVSRAGVPADGIEEVILGCANQAGEDNRNVARMAALLAGLPETVAGLTVNRLCASGLSAVNTAARAIRNEDGDIYVAGGVESMTRAPLSMPKGGQAFANGNVTAYDTTLGWRYPNPAMEAMFPLEAMGETAENIVGRSREGTYAGGEITREDQDAFALESQRRTVEALNAGYFKDQIVPVEIKGRKGVTLFDTDEHPRYKRDGDTFTVATDEGTLAGLRPAFRKGGTVTAGNASGLNDGAAALVLMSAARARELGVTPLARWVGGASAGVDPRVMGLGPIPATRKLMERLGMDVGEVDLVELNEAFAAQSLACIRELGLDQSKVNVNGGAIALGHPLGMSGARLIVALTHELARRGARTGLATLCVGVGQGEAALIERVEA; encoded by the coding sequence GTGACCCAGGCTGTTCGAGTTCAGGAATTGCAAGACCGTGATGTGGTCATCGTCTCCGCCGTGAGGACGCCCATCGGGGCCATTCGCGGCTCTCTCTCCACCGTCCGACCGGACGACCTCGCCGCCCTCGTGGTGCGCGAAGCCGTGAGTCGGGCGGGTGTTCCCGCCGACGGGATCGAGGAGGTCATCCTCGGCTGCGCCAATCAGGCGGGCGAGGACAACCGCAACGTGGCGCGCATGGCCGCCCTCCTCGCCGGGTTGCCGGAGACGGTGGCGGGATTGACGGTCAACCGCCTGTGCGCGTCGGGCCTGAGTGCCGTGAACACCGCCGCCCGCGCGATCAGGAACGAGGACGGCGACATCTACGTGGCGGGCGGCGTCGAGAGCATGACCCGTGCGCCCCTCTCCATGCCGAAGGGCGGGCAAGCGTTCGCCAACGGCAACGTCACCGCCTACGACACGACGCTGGGCTGGCGCTACCCGAATCCGGCGATGGAGGCGATGTTCCCGCTGGAGGCGATGGGCGAGACCGCCGAGAACATCGTGGGGCGCAGCCGCGAGGGGACGTATGCGGGCGGCGAGATCACCCGCGAGGACCAGGACGCCTTCGCGCTGGAGAGCCAGCGGCGGACGGTGGAAGCGCTGAACGCTGGGTACTTCAAGGACCAGATCGTGCCCGTCGAGATCAAGGGGCGCAAGGGCGTGACCCTCTTCGACACGGACGAGCACCCCCGGTACAAGCGGGACGGGGACACGTTCACGGTGGCGACGGACGAGGGCACGCTGGCCGGACTGAGGCCCGCCTTCCGCAAGGGCGGCACGGTGACGGCGGGGAACGCCTCCGGGCTGAACGACGGGGCAGCGGCGCTCGTGCTGATGAGCGCGGCGAGGGCGCGGGAACTCGGCGTGACGCCCCTCGCCCGCTGGGTCGGCGGGGCGTCGGCGGGCGTGGACCCCCGCGTGATGGGGCTGGGGCCGATTCCCGCCACCCGCAAGCTGATGGAGCGGCTGGGCATGGACGTGGGTGAGGTGGACCTCGTGGAGCTGAACGAGGCGTTCGCCGCGCAGTCCCTCGCCTGCATCCGCGAGTTGGGGTTGGACCAGAGCAAGGTGAACGTCAACGGCGGTGCCATCGCCCTCGGCCATCCGCTCGGCATGAGCGGGGCGCGGCTCATCGTGGCGCTGACACACGAACTCGCGCGGCGGGGCGCACGGACCGGCCTCGCCACCCTCTGCGTCGGCGTCGGACAGGGCGAGGCGGCGCTGATCGAGCGGGTGGAGGCATGA
- a CDS encoding 3-oxoacid CoA-transferase has protein sequence MKRVPVITPQEAAAMVGSGQTLLVGGFGMTGNPVHLTHALAELPTRDLTYVANNVSEPGLGGGRLLRNGQLRKAVGSYFTSNPEAVRAYQAGQLEVQLLPQGTLAEAVRAGGAGLGGFYTPTAAGTVIAEGADVRTLDGREMIFVPALRGDVAFVRAWRADTAGNLQYRLTEQNFNRAMATAADLVIAEVEEIVEVGEIPPEQVHTPGLYVDYLVQAHLTPENLGSSADVKGSAKRVDEARMHMARRALRELHPGDVVNLGIGIPTLVADLITPEHGVNLHTENGMLGVGPAPEDGGALSYPVNAGKIPVTALPGASYFDSADSFGMIRGRHVDVAVMGGLQVDEAGNLANWAVPGKPLLGVGGAMDLASGAKRLIITMTHTDPDGTPKIVPECTLPLTARGSVDMVITDKAVFEFVDGRLTLTELMPGATLEAVRAGTSARFAEALRED, from the coding sequence ATGAAGCGCGTTCCCGTCATCACCCCGCAGGAGGCCGCCGCGATGGTGGGGAGCGGGCAGACCCTCCTCGTCGGCGGCTTCGGGATGACCGGCAACCCGGTCCACCTCACCCACGCGCTCGCGGAGTTGCCCACCCGCGACCTTACCTACGTTGCCAACAACGTCTCCGAGCCGGGGCTGGGCGGCGGGCGGCTGCTCAGGAATGGGCAGCTCAGGAAGGCTGTCGGCTCCTACTTCACCTCCAACCCGGAGGCCGTGCGGGCGTATCAGGCGGGCCAGCTCGAAGTCCAACTCCTGCCGCAGGGCACGCTGGCCGAGGCGGTGCGGGCGGGCGGGGCCGGGCTGGGCGGCTTCTACACCCCGACCGCCGCCGGAACCGTGATCGCCGAGGGGGCCGACGTGCGGACACTGGACGGGCGCGAGATGATCTTCGTCCCGGCCCTGCGCGGCGACGTGGCCTTCGTGCGGGCGTGGCGGGCGGATACGGCGGGCAATCTCCAGTACCGCCTGACCGAGCAGAACTTCAACCGGGCGATGGCGACGGCGGCGGACCTCGTGATCGCCGAGGTCGAGGAGATCGTGGAGGTCGGGGAGATTCCGCCCGAGCAGGTGCACACGCCCGGCCTGTACGTGGATTACCTCGTCCAAGCCCACCTCACCCCGGAGAATCTGGGCAGCAGCGCCGACGTGAAGGGCAGCGCCAAGCGGGTGGACGAGGCGCGGATGCACATGGCCCGCCGCGCCCTGCGCGAACTCCACCCCGGTGACGTGGTGAACCTCGGCATCGGCATTCCCACGCTCGTCGCGGACCTCATCACGCCGGAACACGGGGTCAACCTTCACACCGAGAACGGGATGCTGGGGGTCGGTCCGGCCCCGGAGGACGGTGGGGCGCTCTCGTACCCGGTGAACGCGGGCAAGATTCCGGTGACGGCGCTGCCCGGCGCGAGCTACTTCGACTCGGCGGACTCCTTCGGCATGATTCGCGGGCGGCATGTGGACGTGGCGGTGATGGGGGGGTTGCAGGTGGACGAGGCGGGCAATTTGGCGAACTGGGCGGTGCCCGGCAAGCCGCTCCTCGGCGTGGGCGGCGCGATGGACCTCGCCAGCGGGGCGAAACGCCTCATCATCACCATGACGCACACCGACCCGGACGGCACACCGAAGATCGTCCCCGAATGCACCCTGCCCCTCACGGCGCGCGGGAGCGTGGATATGGTGATCACGGACAAAGCCGTGTTCGAGTTCGTGGACGGTCGCCTCACCCTTACCGAGCTGATGCCGGGCGCGACACTGGAGGCCGTGAGGGCGGGGACGAGTGCGCGCTTCGCGGAGGCGCTCAGGGAGGACTGA
- a CDS encoding DUF1345 domain-containing protein — MGEPALRSNARHPRWGLQILGDYERVVLATLADVLVSLCLIRLGVNSVVALMAGFDAFCVVYLALTWVLIGRRSASATRAWALGHAAPKPRWLRVFNAVFFWGPVTGLGFVASFALAALGTAVFLLPLVARAQTPAAGQALLLSVAAVVGAWFCIHTAYALHYALLHYQEDGAAGLRLPDGAPPALFDFAYFALTVGATFATSDIEVWGRPLRRAMLTHVVLSFFFNTTLLALTLQLFFARLE; from the coding sequence ATGGGTGAACCCGCCCTCCGTTCCAACGCCCGCCATCCGCGCTGGGGCCTACAGATTCTCGGCGACTACGAACGGGTGGTGCTGGCGACCCTGGCGGACGTGCTCGTCTCTCTGTGCCTGATCCGGCTGGGCGTCAACTCCGTCGTGGCGCTGATGGCGGGCTTCGACGCCTTCTGCGTGGTGTACCTCGCGCTGACGTGGGTGCTGATCGGGCGGCGGTCGGCCTCGGCGACGCGGGCGTGGGCGCTGGGGCACGCGGCTCCCAAACCGAGGTGGCTGCGCGTGTTCAACGCCGTCTTCTTCTGGGGGCCGGTGACGGGGCTGGGGTTCGTCGCCTCCTTCGCGCTGGCGGCGCTGGGGACGGCGGTCTTCCTGCTGCCGCTCGTCGCCCGCGCGCAGACTCCGGCGGCGGGGCAGGCCCTGCTCCTGAGCGTGGCCGCCGTCGTCGGGGCGTGGTTTTGCATCCACACGGCCTACGCCCTGCACTACGCGCTGCTGCACTACCAGGAGGACGGCGCGGCGGGCCTGCGGCTGCCCGACGGTGCCCCGCCCGCCCTGTTCGACTTCGCGTACTTCGCCCTGACGGTGGGGGCCACCTTCGCCACCTCGGACATCGAGGTCTGGGGCCGTCCCCTGCGGCGGGCGATGCTGACCCACGTCGTCCTGTCGTTCTTCTTCAACACGACGCTGCTGGCGCTGACGCTGCAACTGTTCTTCGCGCGGTTGGAGTGA
- a CDS encoding glycoside hydrolase family 9 protein, with amino-acid sequence MFKKAHLSTTLLLVALTVTSCRVTSGQEQGPVEGDTTSPTVTLAASAAAVPVGSDLTLNAQATDAGGVTRVVFYDRGKKVGEDRTAPYRLGVRATPALSGEHTYTAQAFDRNGQHGLSGPVPVALGVGNLLSNSALREGKAPWWVTGDAGLTLGNGEVCLKIGTPGRSEWDVIFGQSGLGLMRDARYTVSFTARADDPTALRVLLQKDRSPYPTYFNRQVTDIGPSPKTYRFTFAMTGANDAEASLQFKLGGQKATRLCLSGLTVQGPGFGPGIPAAPVDSRSAVRVNQVGYLPGAPKVAAVAHDSPVPLGWALRGADGKDVASGLTRVFGADAVSGDFVHQVDFSEVQTPGDGYVLEVAGLPSHPFRIAADLYARLKYDALAYFYHNRSGVPIEARHVGDAKWARPAGHVGAAGRGNDRVTCFSGKDGKGNTWPGCGYTLDAVGGWYDAGDHGKYVVNGGLSVWTLMNLYETTKYLGGGPAFADGKLRIPENANGRNDLLDEARWEMDFLMKMQVPDGQRLALPVGDQSGNVSRLRLSDVDASGMAHHKLHGVGWTGLPTRPDQDRQTRFLYPPSTAATLNLAATAAQCARVFKGVDDAYAGRCLQAARRAWAAAGRLPNIYAYDNFEGGGAYDDTDLRDESYWAAAELYAATGEEGYLQALRSSPMFLQAFKGSTTHTLAWREVTTAGTITLALVPGRLPTADVTQARNNLVAAADTYAAEVAERGYGLPYSSPRYDWGSNGNLMNRALLLGLAHRLSGAVKYRDAALEALNYVLGRNPLDRSYVSGYGERAFTNPHHRFWAHQADPGFPIPPPGALSGGPNSSPDQPTSTLLRSRCAPQTCYVDDIGAASVNETAINWNAPLAWVATLLDETGR; translated from the coding sequence GTGTTCAAGAAAGCCCATCTTTCCACGACCCTGCTGCTCGTGGCCCTAACGGTCACGTCCTGCCGGGTCACGTCCGGGCAGGAGCAGGGGCCGGTCGAGGGCGACACCACGTCGCCTACTGTCACGCTCGCGGCGAGTGCCGCCGCCGTTCCCGTGGGGAGCGACCTCACGCTGAACGCCCAGGCGACCGACGCGGGCGGGGTCACGCGGGTCGTGTTCTACGACCGGGGCAAGAAGGTAGGCGAGGACCGCACGGCCCCCTATCGCCTGGGCGTGCGGGCGACCCCGGCCCTGAGCGGCGAGCACACCTATACGGCGCAGGCCTTCGACCGCAACGGCCAGCACGGCCTGTCGGGTCCCGTGCCGGTCGCCCTCGGAGTGGGCAATCTCCTGAGCAACAGCGCCTTGCGAGAGGGCAAAGCCCCCTGGTGGGTAACGGGCGATGCGGGCCTCACCCTCGGGAACGGCGAGGTGTGCTTGAAAATCGGCACCCCCGGCAGGAGCGAGTGGGACGTCATCTTCGGGCAGAGTGGGCTTGGGCTGATGCGCGACGCGCGGTACACGGTTTCCTTCACCGCCCGTGCGGACGACCCTACCGCCCTGCGCGTCCTGTTGCAAAAGGACCGCTCACCCTACCCCACCTACTTCAACCGCCAGGTGACGGACATCGGCCCGTCGCCGAAGACCTACCGCTTCACCTTCGCGATGACCGGGGCGAACGACGCGGAGGCGTCCTTGCAATTCAAGCTGGGCGGGCAAAAGGCCACCCGGCTGTGCCTGAGCGGATTGACGGTGCAGGGGCCGGGGTTCGGGCCGGGCATCCCGGCGGCCCCCGTGGACAGCCGGTCCGCCGTGCGGGTGAACCAGGTGGGTTATCTGCCCGGTGCCCCGAAGGTCGCGGCGGTCGCCCACGACTCGCCCGTGCCCCTCGGATGGGCCTTGCGCGGCGCGGACGGCAAGGACGTCGCCTCGGGCCTCACCCGTGTCTTCGGGGCGGACGCCGTGTCCGGCGACTTCGTACATCAGGTCGACTTTTCGGAGGTCCAAACTCCCGGTGACGGGTACGTGCTGGAGGTCGCCGGGCTGCCCAGCCACCCCTTCCGCATCGCGGCGGACCTGTACGCCCGTCTGAAATACGACGCGCTGGCGTACTTCTACCACAACCGCAGCGGCGTTCCCATCGAGGCCAGGCACGTTGGGGACGCCAAGTGGGCCAGACCCGCCGGACATGTCGGCGCGGCGGGGCGCGGCAACGACCGCGTGACCTGCTTTTCCGGCAAGGACGGCAAGGGCAACACCTGGCCGGGCTGTGGGTACACGCTGGACGCGGTGGGCGGCTGGTACGACGCGGGCGACCACGGCAAGTACGTGGTGAACGGCGGCCTTTCGGTCTGGACCCTGATGAACCTCTACGAGACGACCAAGTATCTCGGGGGAGGCCCGGCCTTCGCGGACGGCAAGCTCCGCATTCCCGAGAACGCCAACGGGCGCAACGACCTGCTCGACGAGGCGCGCTGGGAGATGGACTTTCTCATGAAGATGCAGGTCCCGGACGGCCAGCGGCTCGCCCTGCCGGTCGGCGACCAAAGCGGGAACGTCTCCCGGCTGCGATTGAGCGATGTGGACGCCTCCGGCATGGCCCATCACAAGCTGCACGGCGTGGGCTGGACGGGACTGCCTACCCGGCCCGACCAGGACCGCCAGACCCGCTTCCTGTACCCGCCCTCCACGGCGGCGACCCTTAACCTCGCGGCAACCGCCGCCCAGTGTGCCCGTGTGTTCAAGGGGGTGGACGACGCCTACGCGGGGCGCTGTCTCCAGGCCGCGCGCCGGGCGTGGGCGGCTGCCGGACGCCTCCCCAACATCTACGCTTACGACAACTTCGAGGGGGGCGGGGCGTACGACGACACCGACCTGCGCGACGAGTCCTACTGGGCCGCCGCCGAGTTGTACGCCGCCACCGGGGAGGAGGGCTATCTTCAGGCGCTGAGGAGCAGTCCGATGTTCCTGCAGGCATTTAAAGGGAGTACCACCCACACCCTCGCCTGGCGGGAGGTGACGACGGCGGGCACCATCACCCTGGCGCTCGTTCCAGGCCGTCTGCCCACCGCCGACGTGACGCAGGCCAGGAACAACCTGGTTGCGGCGGCAGACACCTACGCCGCCGAGGTGGCGGAGCGCGGGTACGGGCTGCCCTACAGCTCTCCCCGGTACGACTGGGGATCGAACGGCAACCTGATGAACCGGGCGCTCCTCCTCGGCCTCGCCCACCGTCTGAGCGGTGCAGTGAAGTACCGTGACGCCGCGCTGGAGGCGTTGAATTACGTCCTGGGGCGCAACCCCCTCGACCGGTCGTACGTCTCCGGGTACGGTGAGCGGGCCTTTACCAACCCCCACCACCGTTTCTGGGCACATCAGGCGGACCCCGGCTTTCCCATCCCGCCGCCCGGTGCCCTGTCCGGCGGGCCGAACTCCAGCCCCGATCAACCCACCTCCACCCTCCTCCGGAGCCGTTGCGCGCCCCAGACCTGCTATGTGGACGATATCGGTGCCGCCTCCGTCAACGAGACGGCCATCAACTGGAACGCTCCCCTCGCCTGGGTCGCCACCCTGCTCGACGAGACGGGGCGGTAA
- a CDS encoding IclR family transcriptional regulator, protein MTPKPTPRTVASVEHVGRLLELFTVESPEIGVTQAARALGMSKSSVHALLTTLTQIGLLHRFVTGRYRLGFRVMALNAVLMSHTSWRAVAREEMTHLADLVGEPVHLAAFDGGQAICLDKVEGNAPLTNTRIGAALPPHATALGKIILAHRPLSEVERWLGSGGLRGYTPNTIVSRDELLSDLARTRERGYALSIEERSLGVCSVAAPIRDPNGEVIAAMSVSSATERFGRTRRHLTAQLRLATDAASRRGGYDPALGGEGGLAWHLVGGEATLRGAAGRREG, encoded by the coding sequence ATGACCCCCAAACCCACCCCCCGCACCGTCGCCTCCGTGGAGCATGTGGGGCGACTCCTCGAACTCTTCACCGTGGAGAGTCCCGAGATCGGCGTGACACAGGCGGCCCGCGCGCTCGGCATGTCCAAATCGAGCGTCCACGCGCTGCTCACCACGCTGACGCAGATCGGCCTGCTCCACCGCTTCGTGACGGGGCGCTACCGCCTGGGCTTTCGGGTCATGGCGCTGAACGCCGTGCTGATGTCGCACACGTCCTGGCGCGCGGTCGCCCGCGAGGAGATGACCCACCTCGCCGACCTCGTGGGCGAGCCGGTGCATCTGGCGGCCTTCGACGGCGGGCAGGCCATCTGCCTCGACAAGGTGGAGGGCAACGCCCCGCTGACGAACACCCGCATCGGGGCCGCGCTGCCGCCGCACGCGACCGCCCTGGGCAAGATCATCCTCGCGCACCGCCCCCTCTCGGAGGTCGAGCGGTGGCTGGGGAGCGGCGGGCTGCGCGGGTACACGCCGAACACCATCGTCAGCCGCGACGAACTGCTGTCCGACCTCGCCCGCACCCGCGAGCGTGGCTATGCCCTCTCCATCGAGGAACGTAGCCTCGGCGTGTGCAGCGTCGCCGCACCCATCCGCGACCCCAACGGCGAGGTCATCGCCGCCATGAGCGTGTCGAGCGCCACCGAACGCTTCGGGCGCACCCGGCGGCACCTCACCGCGCAACTGCGTCTCGCCACCGATGCCGCCTCACGCCGGGGCGGGTACGATCCTGCGCTCGGCGGGGAGGGCGGGCTGGCGTGGCATCTCGTCGGCGGGGAGGCGACGTTGCGGGGGGCGGCGGGACGGCGGGAGGGGTGA
- a CDS encoding bifunctional sugar phosphate isomerase/epimerase/4-hydroxyphenylpyruvate dioxygenase family protein: MTGLKKSIATVSLSGTLPEKLSAAAAIGFDGVEMFEHDLLNFTGTPRDVRRLADDLGLEITLFQPFRDFEATAPELLRRNLDRAERKFDVMEELGTRQILVCSNVQETALNDPARAAADLRLMAERAHARGLTVGYEALAWGKHVNRWRQAWSIVREADHPALGLILDSFHTLAVGDTLDGLAETVPADRLFFVQLADGPRKSMDVLSWSRHHRNFPGQGDLDVTGFTREVLRAGYGGPLSLEVFNDEFRAASAYLIAHDGLRSLLWLEAEAGATTLPAPPVFHGFEFLEFAVDPGQAPALERRLHALGFGHAGTHRSKAVTLHRQGGVNLILNSEPDSHAAEFAQVHGPSVCAVALRVDDPERAMHRAQALLCTRWEERTLPGEAYLPALRSPDGMLFYLLDPESADALYANDFDLRPLDSSTPASIDRIDHVAQALQPDQLGSFVLFYRTVFGLRPEAPHDLPDPYGLVSSRAMVSGDRTVSFPLNVSESGRTATGRFLSAFAGAGVHHVAFATPDLVGTLERLDRREAQLLDIPPNYFDDLEVRFPLSDEAMDTLRRAQVLYDQDGGGEYRQAFTNTFQDRFFFELVQRDRYAGFGAPNAAVRMNAHRALRAGGAEAG; the protein is encoded by the coding sequence ATGACCGGGCTGAAGAAATCCATCGCCACCGTGTCCCTGAGCGGCACCCTCCCCGAGAAGTTGAGCGCCGCCGCCGCCATCGGCTTCGACGGGGTGGAGATGTTCGAGCACGACCTCCTCAACTTCACGGGTACGCCGCGCGACGTGCGCCGCCTCGCGGACGACCTGGGCCTGGAGATCACCCTCTTCCAGCCCTTCCGCGACTTCGAGGCGACGGCCCCCGAACTCCTGCGCCGTAACCTCGACCGCGCCGAGCGCAAGTTCGACGTGATGGAGGAACTCGGCACCCGCCAGATTCTCGTGTGCAGCAACGTGCAGGAGACGGCCCTGAACGACCCCGCCCGCGCCGCCGCCGACCTGCGCCTGATGGCCGAACGTGCTCACGCGCGGGGCCTGACGGTCGGGTACGAGGCGCTGGCCTGGGGCAAGCACGTCAACCGCTGGCGGCAGGCGTGGAGCATCGTGCGGGAGGCCGATCACCCGGCGCTCGGCCTGATCCTCGACTCCTTCCACACCCTCGCGGTGGGGGACACGCTGGACGGGCTGGCGGAGACCGTGCCCGCCGACCGGCTCTTCTTCGTGCAGCTCGCCGACGGCCCGCGCAAGAGCATGGACGTGCTGTCGTGGAGCCGCCACCACCGCAACTTCCCCGGTCAGGGCGACCTCGACGTGACGGGCTTCACCCGCGAGGTGCTGCGGGCGGGCTACGGTGGCCCCCTCTCGCTGGAGGTCTTCAACGACGAGTTCCGGGCGGCCTCGGCGTACCTGATCGCGCACGACGGCCTGCGTTCGCTGCTGTGGCTGGAGGCGGAGGCGGGCGCGACGACCCTTCCCGCGCCGCCCGTCTTCCACGGCTTCGAGTTCCTGGAGTTCGCGGTGGACCCTGGCCAGGCCCCGGCGCTGGAGCGGCGTCTGCACGCCCTCGGCTTCGGGCACGCGGGGACGCATCGCTCGAAGGCCGTCACCCTCCACCGTCAGGGCGGCGTGAACCTGATCCTGAACAGCGAGCCGGACAGCCACGCCGCCGAGTTCGCGCAGGTCCACGGCCCGTCGGTGTGCGCGGTCGCCCTGCGGGTGGACGACCCGGAGCGGGCGATGCACCGCGCCCAGGCCCTGCTCTGCACCCGCTGGGAGGAACGCACCCTCCCCGGCGAGGCGTACCTCCCCGCCCTGCGCTCGCCCGACGGAATGCTCTTCTACCTGCTGGACCCGGAATCGGCGGACGCGCTGTACGCCAACGACTTCGACCTCCGACCCCTCGACTCCTCGACCCCCGCGAGCATCGACCGCATCGACCACGTGGCCCAGGCCCTCCAGCCCGACCAGCTCGGCAGCTTCGTCCTCTTCTACCGCACGGTCTTCGGCCTGCGCCCGGAGGCCCCACACGACCTCCCCGACCCCTACGGCCTCGTGAGCAGCCGCGCGATGGTGAGCGGGGACCGGACGGTGAGCTTTCCCCTCAACGTCTCGGAGAGCGGGCGCACGGCGACGGGCCGCTTCCTGAGCGCCTTCGCGGGGGCGGGCGTCCACCACGTCGCCTTCGCCACGCCCGACCTCGTGGGGACGCTGGAACGGCTGGACCGCAGAGAAGCCCAACTCCTCGACATTCCCCCCAACTATTTCGACGACCTGGAGGTGCGTTTCCCTCTCAGCGACGAGGCGATGGACACCCTGCGCCGCGCCCAAGTGCTGTACGACCAGGACGGCGGGGGCGAGTACCGCCAGGCGTTCACGAACACCTTTCAGGACCGCTTCTTCTTCGAACTCGTGCAGCGCGACCGTTACGCGGGCTTCGGGGCACCGAACGCCGCCGTGCGGATGAACGCGCACCGGGCGCTGCGGGCGGGCGGGGCGGAGGCGGGGTGA
- a CDS encoding shikimate dehydrogenase, with amino-acid sequence MTTPTTPAPTPTQTHPTAPRLLTGLIGSGIGRSLSPALHEAEGDAHGLRCQYRRLDLDVLGLTPSDLPRLLDAAQLMGFSGLNITHPCKQLVIPHLDDLSPDAEALGAVNTVVFKDGRRTGHNTDGWGFGQSFRRGLPGARLERVVQLGAGGAGAAVAHAILGLGAGRLTLFDQDRERAEGLAARLGAQFPGQQVEAGTDLTAAMGEAGGLIHATPTGMAAHPGLPLPADLLRPDHWVAEVVYVPLETELLRVARARGCATVHGGGMAVFQAARAFALFTGIEPDVDRMLRHFERLIEPGAQVS; translated from the coding sequence ATGACCACGCCCACCACCCCGGCCCCGACCCCTACCCAGACGCATCCCACCGCTCCCCGCCTCCTGACCGGCCTGATCGGCAGTGGCATCGGGAGGTCCCTCTCGCCCGCGCTGCACGAGGCCGAGGGCGACGCGCACGGCCTGCGCTGCCAGTACCGCCGCCTCGACCTCGACGTGCTGGGGCTGACGCCGAGCGACCTGCCCCGGCTCCTCGACGCGGCTCAACTTATGGGCTTCTCCGGCCTGAACATCACCCACCCGTGCAAGCAGCTCGTCATCCCGCACCTCGACGACCTCTCGCCCGACGCGGAGGCGCTGGGGGCGGTCAACACCGTCGTCTTCAAGGACGGGCGGCGCACCGGGCACAACACGGACGGCTGGGGCTTCGGGCAGAGCTTCCGGCGGGGGCTACCGGGGGCGCGGCTGGAACGGGTGGTGCAACTCGGGGCCGGAGGTGCGGGGGCCGCCGTCGCCCACGCGATCCTGGGGCTGGGGGCCGGGCGGCTCACCCTCTTCGATCAGGACCGGGAGCGGGCGGAGGGGCTGGCGGCGCGGCTCGGGGCACAGTTTCCGGGCCAGCAGGTGGAGGCCGGAACCGACCTCACGGCGGCGATGGGGGAGGCTGGCGGCCTGATCCACGCCACCCCGACGGGCATGGCCGCTCATCCCGGCCTGCCGCTGCCCGCTGACCTCCTGCGTCCCGACCACTGGGTAGCCGAAGTCGTGTACGTGCCGCTGGAGACCGAACTCCTGCGGGTGGCGCGGGCACGCGGCTGCGCCACGGTCCACGGGGGCGGGATGGCCGTCTTTCAGGCGGCGCGGGCCTTCGCCCTCTTCACCGGCATCGAGCCGGATGTGGACCGGATGCTGCGGCACTTCGAGCGCCTGATCGAGCCGGGGGCGCAGGTTTCATGA
- a CDS encoding IclR family transcriptional regulator domain-containing protein, with protein MVPTAPPLLVPDEEATGDLVQALARGLQVIRAFDARHQRLALADVARETGLTRATARRCLLTLHHLGYVAWDGKFFSLTPKVLALGYAYLSSSPLPAVVQPALARISERTQESCSACILDGDEAVIVARASSPRIVSADLGVGSRLPAYCTSLGRVLLAELGPADQRAYLDRIPLTPYTEHTVTDPAEWLTSLRDAARDGYALADQELEVGLRSLSVPVRGAGGRVVAAMTISTQVGRISCEEMVEGYLPLLRQEAESLRPLLGA; from the coding sequence ATGGTCCCAACCGCTCCACCGCTTCTCGTCCCGGACGAGGAGGCCACGGGTGATCTCGTTCAGGCGCTCGCGCGTGGCCTTCAGGTCATCCGCGCCTTCGACGCCCGCCACCAGCGGCTCGCGCTGGCGGACGTGGCGCGCGAGACGGGGCTGACCCGCGCCACCGCCCGGCGCTGCCTGCTGACCCTGCACCACCTCGGGTACGTGGCGTGGGACGGCAAGTTCTTCTCGCTGACGCCGAAGGTCCTCGCGCTGGGCTACGCCTATCTGTCGTCCTCGCCGCTGCCCGCCGTCGTGCAGCCCGCGCTGGCCCGCATCAGCGAGCGCACCCAGGAATCGTGCTCGGCGTGCATCCTCGACGGCGACGAGGCCGTGATCGTCGCCCGCGCCTCCTCACCGCGCATCGTCTCGGCGGACCTGGGGGTGGGCAGCCGTCTGCCCGCGTACTGCACGTCGCTGGGGCGGGTGCTGCTCGCCGAACTCGGCCCCGCCGATCAGCGGGCATACCTGGACCGCATCCCCCTGACCCCCTACACCGAACACACCGTCACCGACCCCGCCGAGTGGCTCACGTCCCTGCGTGACGCCGCGCGTGACGGTTACGCCCTCGCCGATCAGGAACTGGAGGTCGGCCTGCGCTCGCTCTCCGTGCCCGTGCGCGGCGCGGGGGGCCGGGTGGTCGCCGCCATGACCATCAGCACGCAGGTGGGCCGCATCTCGTGCGAGGAGATGGTGGAGGGGTATCTGCCCCTTCTGCGGCAGGAGGCCGAGAGTCTGCGGCCCCTGCTGGGAGCCTGA